A genomic region of Exiguobacterium oxidotolerans JCM 12280 contains the following coding sequences:
- a CDS encoding SDR family NAD(P)-dependent oxidoreductase codes for MKTYIVTGATGGIGEATTLQLAKEGHTVLALGRNTEKGTVLEQEGQGNIHFFQVDLAKPPEIQQFFDDTTTDFPTIDGIFNNAGTFGKPVAPERVTDAQQEVFQVNYHAPEQIIQLAVKRLSKGASIVNNSAIVGHVKFPAMLLPYASSKSALITLTKTYAARFHGKYRFNAICPGPVDTALSHSLYGGKDKFDLAMKHHLRGNAAQPAEIAEVVCFLLSDKASYINGQSLVVDGGYTLT; via the coding sequence ATGAAAACTTACATCGTAACGGGCGCGACTGGTGGAATCGGGGAAGCGACTACCCTCCAACTTGCAAAAGAAGGGCATACCGTTCTTGCCTTAGGGAGAAATACCGAAAAAGGAACGGTACTCGAACAGGAGGGACAAGGCAACATTCATTTTTTCCAGGTCGATCTTGCTAAACCACCAGAGATTCAGCAGTTCTTCGATGACACCACGACTGACTTCCCAACCATCGATGGGATTTTTAACAATGCTGGAACTTTCGGAAAACCTGTCGCACCTGAACGCGTAACAGATGCCCAACAAGAAGTCTTCCAAGTCAATTATCATGCACCGGAACAAATCATTCAACTCGCTGTCAAACGTTTGTCCAAAGGGGCTTCAATCGTCAACAATAGCGCAATCGTCGGGCATGTCAAATTCCCAGCGATGCTCTTACCTTATGCGTCTTCAAAAAGTGCTCTTATCACTCTTACGAAAACTTATGCGGCCCGGTTTCATGGAAAGTATCGTTTTAATGCAATCTGTCCCGGCCCTGTCGATACAGCATTAAGCCATTCCTTATACGGCGGGAAAGACAAATTTGACTTGGCAATGAAGCACCACCTTCGCGGGAACGCAGCACAACCGGCTGAAATCGCAGAAGTCGTCTGCTTTTTATTGTCGGATAAAGCTAGTTATATCAATGGCCAATCATTAGTCGTCGATGGTGGATATACGCTGACGTGA
- the mecA gene encoding adaptor protein MecA: protein MKIERVNDNTVKFFITYTDIERRGFARDEIWYNRERGEQLFWQMMDEANEKESISFEGPLWIQVQAFEKGLEVTVTIAKTTVDGEQVDEEELDSLLRSAMSEAEDKETELSQDVLFETTDFEHVIALSQYAEAPVFKDLKTALYQKDGAYLLHVHFKEDVEVEEQENVMSLIAEYLQFSEQTIHPVAEYGKTIIADDVFAVVRKHFTN from the coding sequence TTGAAAATCGAACGCGTCAATGACAACACAGTCAAGTTCTTCATTACGTATACGGATATCGAACGCCGCGGCTTTGCCCGAGACGAAATTTGGTATAACCGTGAGCGTGGAGAACAGTTATTCTGGCAGATGATGGATGAAGCGAATGAAAAAGAGTCCATCTCCTTCGAAGGTCCACTATGGATACAAGTTCAAGCATTTGAAAAAGGTCTTGAAGTGACGGTTACAATCGCTAAGACAACAGTTGATGGCGAACAAGTGGACGAAGAAGAGTTGGATTCATTACTCCGTTCAGCAATGTCTGAGGCAGAAGATAAAGAAACAGAACTCAGCCAAGACGTATTATTTGAAACAACGGATTTTGAGCATGTTATAGCTCTTAGCCAATATGCAGAAGCACCGGTCTTCAAAGATTTGAAAACAGCGCTCTATCAAAAAGATGGTGCTTACTTGCTCCACGTCCATTTTAAAGAAGATGTGGAAGTAGAAGAACAAGAAAACGTGATGAGTTTGATTGCCGAGTACTTGCAATTTAGCGAACAAACGATTCATCCGGTCGCAGAGTATGGTAAAACCATCATTGCCGACGATGTTTTTGCTGTCGTCCGTAAGCACTTTACGAACTAA
- the spxA gene encoding transcriptional regulator SpxA, with protein sequence MVTLYTSPSCTSCRKARAWLEEHEIPFVERNIFSEPLSLDEIKQILRMTEDGTDEIISTRSKVFSKLDVSVENLSLQHLYDLIQEYPGLLRRPILIDEKRLQVGYNEDEIRRFLPRKVRTFQLMEAQRLVNE encoded by the coding sequence ATGGTAACACTCTATACTTCACCAAGCTGTACTTCTTGTCGTAAAGCGCGCGCGTGGCTTGAAGAACATGAAATCCCATTTGTGGAACGAAATATTTTTTCGGAACCATTGTCGCTTGATGAAATCAAACAAATTCTTCGTATGACGGAAGATGGAACAGATGAGATCATTTCAACACGTTCAAAAGTTTTTTCTAAATTAGACGTTTCAGTTGAGAATTTGTCGTTGCAACATCTTTATGATTTAATTCAAGAATATCCTGGATTGTTACGTCGTCCAATTTTGATTGACGAAAAACGACTCCAAGTTGGATATAATGAGGACGAAATTCGTCGTTTCTTACCACGTAAAGTTCGCACTTTCCAATTGATGGAAGCGCAACGGTTGGTAAACGAATAA